A genomic segment from Paramixta manurensis encodes:
- the hutW gene encoding heme anaerobic degradation radical SAM methyltransferase ChuW/HutW, with protein sequence MTSPAIDLTAWYAKTGAQPFSERRATMPWRSAVPVPAESVQERWQQLLATPAPPRKRLVYLHIPFCATHCTFCGFYQNSYRAEACARYTDYLLRELELEAHSALHQSAPIHAIYFGGGTPSALAASDLYRIISQLRQTLPLAPDCEITLEGRVMHFDEERICASLDAGANRFSVGIQTFNSAIRQRMGRTSDGEQARRFMESLVRHDRASVVCDLMFGLPGQDAQSWQQDLAIVKEIGLDGVDLYALNLLPSTPLGKAVANQRVTLPDHLERRDLYLMGCEVLADAGWNHISNSHWARTTRERNLYNLLIKQGADCLALGSGAGGSLNGYAWMVERNLERYYQAIDQQQKPLMMLMESPGNDSRWHHQLQAGIEVGRVPLNQLTDHAATLQPLLDQWHHAGLTRDTSHCLRLTREGRYWASNLLQALQQLIPLLNTK encoded by the coding sequence ATGACATCACCTGCGATCGATTTAACTGCCTGGTATGCCAAAACCGGCGCGCAACCTTTTAGCGAACGCCGGGCAACGATGCCGTGGCGCAGCGCGGTTCCGGTTCCGGCCGAGTCCGTTCAGGAACGCTGGCAGCAACTACTCGCTACGCCCGCCCCACCGCGTAAGAGACTGGTTTATCTGCACATTCCTTTTTGCGCGACCCACTGTACCTTTTGCGGCTTTTATCAAAATAGCTACCGCGCCGAGGCTTGCGCCCGCTATACGGACTATCTGCTGCGCGAGCTGGAATTAGAAGCCCACAGTGCATTGCATCAATCGGCCCCGATCCACGCGATCTATTTTGGCGGCGGCACGCCTTCCGCGCTGGCAGCCAGCGATTTGTATCGCATTATTAGCCAGTTACGTCAGACGCTGCCATTAGCGCCGGATTGTGAAATAACCCTGGAAGGACGGGTAATGCATTTCGATGAGGAACGCATTTGCGCCAGTCTTGATGCGGGTGCCAACCGGTTTTCTGTCGGTATTCAAACCTTTAACAGCGCTATTCGTCAACGAATGGGGCGCACTTCCGATGGGGAGCAAGCGCGGCGTTTTATGGAAAGCCTGGTGCGGCATGACCGCGCCTCGGTGGTGTGTGACTTGATGTTTGGCCTGCCGGGCCAAGATGCGCAGAGTTGGCAACAGGATCTGGCGATAGTGAAGGAGATTGGGTTGGACGGCGTTGACTTATACGCCCTCAATCTGTTGCCTTCCACGCCACTCGGCAAAGCGGTCGCCAACCAACGCGTCACCTTGCCCGATCATCTCGAGCGACGCGATCTCTATCTGATGGGGTGTGAGGTCTTAGCCGACGCCGGATGGAACCACATCAGCAATAGCCACTGGGCGCGTACCACCCGCGAGCGTAATTTATATAACTTGTTGATTAAACAGGGAGCTGATTGTCTGGCGCTAGGCTCGGGCGCAGGCGGCTCACTCAATGGCTATGCATGGATGGTTGAACGTAATCTGGAGCGCTACTACCAGGCAATCGACCAACAACAGAAGCCGCTGATGATGCTGATGGAAAGCCCCGGCAATGACAGCCGCTGGCACCACCAGTTGCAGGCCGGTATTGAAGTAGGACGCGTCCCTCTCAACCAACTCACCGACCATGCCGCGACGTTGCAGCCACTGTTAGATCAGTGGCACCACGCCGGTCTAACGCGCGATACCTCGCACTGTCTGCGGCTAACCCGTGAAGGGCGTTACTGGGCCAGTAATCTTCTGCAGGCGTTGCAACAGTTAATCCCGCTTTTAAACACCAAATAA
- the hutX gene encoding heme utilization cystosolic carrier protein HutX, which produces MTALSLSDLMQTQPDGTLESIAQRYQTSLLEVVKLVPDHTLVPGSRFDTVWDAITTWGQVTTLVHTADVILEFSGELPSGFHRHGFFNLRGKNGLSGHIKAENCHAIALIERKFMGMDTASALFFNAAGEAMFKIFIGRDSHRQLLGDQLAAFRALSAQLKEE; this is translated from the coding sequence ATGACCGCTTTATCACTCTCTGACCTGATGCAAACGCAGCCGGATGGCACCCTGGAAAGTATCGCCCAACGTTACCAAACCTCATTGCTGGAAGTGGTCAAACTGGTTCCCGACCATACGCTGGTCCCCGGCAGCCGGTTCGATACCGTTTGGGATGCGATTACCACCTGGGGACAAGTGACAACATTGGTGCATACTGCCGATGTGATCCTTGAGTTTAGCGGCGAGTTGCCCAGCGGTTTTCATCGTCACGGTTTTTTTAACTTACGCGGTAAAAACGGCCTTAGCGGGCACATTAAAGCGGAAAATTGCCACGCGATCGCGCTGATCGAGCGTAAGTTTATGGGAATGGATACCGCCTCGGCGCTGTTTTTTAACGCGGCGGGCGAAGCGATGTTCAAGATTTTTATCGGGCGCGATAGCCATCGGCAACTATTAGGCGATCAACTCGCGGCGTTTAGAGCGCTCAGCGCCCAGCTAAAAGAGGAATAA
- a CDS encoding NAD(P)H-binding protein yields the protein MQTWLLFGAGGQGVGACVLELAQQEARPVVALVRNTEAVQRLSARGVKVIQGDACDPAAVERVCQLAGSAAAIISTLGGTDDYLAHRTVIDSAVNHAISRMVMVTSLGCGDSWPTLSPRAKAAFGAAVREKSLAEVWLQTSPLDYAILRPGGLLNGESSGNARCYQQQEVHGMVNRQDVALTIQALLEQPRLNNQVYSLVDPTL from the coding sequence ATGCAAACCTGGTTACTGTTTGGCGCCGGCGGTCAAGGCGTTGGCGCTTGCGTGTTGGAACTGGCGCAACAGGAGGCACGCCCGGTGGTCGCGCTGGTACGGAATACTGAGGCGGTGCAACGCCTCAGCGCACGCGGCGTTAAGGTGATACAAGGCGATGCCTGCGATCCCGCCGCTGTTGAACGTGTCTGTCAGTTGGCCGGTTCAGCAGCGGCAATAATATCTACGCTCGGCGGTACAGACGATTATTTGGCGCATCGCACAGTGATTGATAGTGCGGTTAATCACGCTATCTCACGGATGGTTATGGTGACCTCACTGGGCTGCGGAGATAGCTGGCCCACCTTATCGCCACGCGCGAAAGCGGCGTTTGGCGCAGCGGTGCGCGAAAAGTCATTGGCGGAAGTCTGGCTACAAACCAGCCCATTAGACTATGCCATTTTGCGCCCCGGCGGTTTACTTAACGGCGAGAGCAGCGGTAATGCGCGTTGTTATCAACAGCAGGAAGTTCATGGAATGGTCAATCGCCAAGATGTTGCGCTGACTATTCAGGCGTTGCTTGAACAGCCGCGGCTGAATAATCAGGTTTATAGTCTGGTTGATCCTACGCTGTGA
- the gnd gene encoding phosphogluconate dehydrogenase (NAD(+)-dependent, decarboxylating), translated as MKLGFIGLGKMGGAMVLRLKQAGHEVIAIDREPGALAEAQNQGINVASSIEEAIALLPAPRTLWVMTPPGQATENVMLSLQSLLSAGDTVIDGGNSDFRDTVRRAKNLNEQGITLVDAGVSGGTQGAREGCGLLVGATPEVFERLTPLFTALAAPNAWARVGNSAAGHFTKAVHNGVEYALMQAYGEGYELLMASDIEVDVLATLEAWQNGCSIRSHLLEKLVEALKPDATLTGIKGYAADSGMGRWTVEEAIRLRVPTPAISAALQARFSSQQEDSPTLKSIAALRGVIGGHAVKRSGGQ; from the coding sequence ATGAAACTGGGTTTTATTGGCCTGGGCAAGATGGGCGGCGCGATGGTTTTACGTTTAAAACAGGCCGGTCACGAAGTCATCGCAATTGATCGCGAACCTGGCGCGCTGGCGGAGGCGCAAAATCAAGGCATTAATGTCGCGTCCAGTATCGAAGAGGCTATCGCGCTATTGCCCGCGCCGCGCACGCTGTGGGTAATGACGCCGCCCGGGCAAGCCACTGAAAACGTCATGCTCTCCCTGCAGTCACTACTCAGTGCCGGTGATACCGTCATTGACGGCGGTAACTCCGATTTTCGCGATACGGTTCGCCGGGCAAAAAACCTAAATGAACAAGGTATTACGCTGGTAGACGCCGGAGTAAGTGGTGGTACACAGGGCGCACGCGAAGGTTGTGGTCTGCTGGTTGGCGCCACGCCTGAAGTATTTGAGCGCTTAACGCCTTTGTTTACCGCGCTGGCCGCGCCTAATGCCTGGGCTCGGGTGGGCAATAGCGCCGCCGGTCACTTTACCAAAGCGGTACATAACGGTGTCGAATACGCGTTGATGCAAGCCTACGGTGAAGGCTATGAACTATTGATGGCGTCGGATATTGAGGTCGACGTGCTAGCAACGCTGGAAGCCTGGCAGAACGGCTGCTCAATTCGCTCCCATCTGTTGGAGAAACTGGTGGAAGCGTTAAAACCCGATGCCACGCTAACCGGTATTAAAGGTTACGCCGCCGATTCAGGCATGGGCCGCTGGACAGTAGAAGAAGCCATCCGGCTACGTGTCCCTACGCCTGCGATTAGCGCCGCGCTACAAGCCCGTTTCAGCTCACAACAAGAAGACTCGCCAACCCTGAAAAGCATCGCCGCCCTGCGCGGTGTGATTGGCGGACACGCCGTGAAACGCAGCGGAGGGCAGTAA
- a CDS encoding SIS domain-containing protein: protein MTALNVKPQLTRVVEELSAMAEALDATQLATLAENIDRAPRLFFSGQGRSGLMIKAITIRLMHIGLQVYVAGESNTPAIGHGDLLVAVSSSAKTQTTLSHIRAARQAGAKVALISAKPAPEVETDIALYLPARVSVMTDQHAGSLFEQTLLIIGDAIARLIQQRRGETDANLDKRHANLQ, encoded by the coding sequence ATGACCGCGTTAAATGTTAAACCGCAATTAACCCGCGTAGTGGAGGAATTATCGGCCATGGCCGAGGCGTTGGATGCCACCCAATTGGCAACGCTGGCGGAAAATATTGACCGCGCGCCCCGGCTGTTCTTTAGCGGACAGGGGCGTTCGGGGCTGATGATTAAAGCTATCACCATCCGCCTGATGCATATCGGATTACAGGTCTACGTTGCCGGTGAGAGCAATACGCCAGCGATTGGTCACGGCGATCTCCTGGTTGCGGTCTCCTCTTCCGCCAAAACGCAAACCACGCTGTCCCATATTCGGGCAGCGCGCCAGGCCGGTGCCAAAGTGGCGTTAATCAGCGCCAAACCGGCGCCTGAAGTGGAGACCGATATCGCGCTTTATCTTCCGGCACGCGTTAGCGTCATGACCGATCAGCATGCCGGTTCGTTATTTGAACAAACTCTTTTGATTATCGGCGATGCAATCGCCCGCTTAATTCAACAACGGCGCGGTGAGACTGACGCCAATCTGGATAAACGCCACGCGAATTTGCAGTAA
- a CDS encoding MFS transporter, with protein sequence MNQTLSHNMSGDDVHSIEHSTIKKMRWKLIPFLLILYAIAYLDRTNISYAALQMNSELGIAPGQFGMIASIFFIGYFIFEVPSNIALHRFGARKWIARILITWGAVAVATAFVTSITHIYILRFLLGAAEAGFFPGIAFYLTFWFPRRHRAGAMATFFLAQIACNCIGAPLSGLIMDHVSGFGFSGWRWMILLEGLPAILLGIATLFVLRDSPQDVAWLNADEKKWIKEDLEQETKNSPPTELRWWKILANKHVLYLAITYVWIVMAIYGITFWMPTLIKGFQNHFSNTVIGFLVVIPTLVGGVAMLVNGWHSDKTMERKWHVVTVVLIGALGMFLLAMTTNTWLSMLWLCLISVAAYGYIAVWWTIPTAFLTGLSAAVGLAAINSVGNLGGFFGPWIVGMLVDWTGTPRAGLLFLCASFLIGAVMLALFRAPTKNQGV encoded by the coding sequence ATGAACCAGACACTCTCGCACAATATGTCAGGTGACGATGTTCACAGCATTGAACACTCGACGATTAAAAAAATGCGCTGGAAACTTATTCCCTTTCTATTAATTTTGTATGCCATCGCCTATTTAGATCGTACCAATATTAGCTATGCCGCATTACAAATGAATAGCGAGTTAGGTATTGCCCCCGGTCAATTTGGCATGATCGCCAGTATCTTCTTTATTGGTTATTTTATTTTTGAAGTGCCCAGCAATATCGCACTGCATCGCTTCGGCGCACGTAAATGGATTGCCCGCATCCTGATTACATGGGGCGCGGTAGCGGTGGCAACGGCTTTTGTCACCAGCATTACGCATATCTATATTTTACGTTTCTTATTGGGAGCGGCAGAAGCCGGGTTCTTTCCAGGCATCGCTTTTTATCTGACGTTTTGGTTCCCGCGACGCCACCGCGCAGGCGCAATGGCGACCTTTTTCCTCGCACAAATTGCCTGTAACTGCATTGGCGCGCCATTAAGCGGCTTGATCATGGATCATGTGAGCGGTTTTGGCTTTTCTGGCTGGCGTTGGATGATCTTACTGGAAGGCTTACCGGCTATCCTGTTAGGTATCGCCACGCTGTTTGTCCTGCGTGATAGCCCGCAAGATGTAGCCTGGCTGAACGCCGATGAGAAGAAGTGGATAAAAGAAGACCTGGAACAAGAAACCAAAAATTCGCCGCCCACCGAATTACGTTGGTGGAAGATTTTAGCCAATAAACATGTGTTGTATTTAGCCATTACCTATGTCTGGATCGTCATGGCGATTTACGGCATTACCTTCTGGATGCCGACGTTGATTAAAGGTTTTCAGAATCACTTTTCGAATACGGTCATCGGCTTTCTGGTGGTGATCCCCACTTTAGTGGGCGGCGTAGCGATGCTGGTTAACGGCTGGCACTCTGATAAAACCATGGAGCGTAAATGGCATGTCGTCACCGTGGTATTAATTGGCGCGTTGGGGATGTTTTTACTGGCAATGACCACGAACACTTGGCTTTCAATGCTCTGGCTGTGCCTGATCTCGGTCGCCGCGTATGGCTATATTGCGGTGTGGTGGACCATTCCAACCGCTTTCCTGACCGGCCTCTCTGCGGCGGTTGGCCTCGCGGCAATTAACTCGGTCGGCAATCTGGGCGGTTTCTTCGGCCCGTGGATTGTCGGTATGCTGGTTGACTGGACCGGTACGCCACGCGCGGGCTTATTGTTCCTTTGCGCCTCATTTTTAATTGGCGCAGTGATGCTGGCTCTATTCCGTGCCCCCACTAAAAACCAAGGCGTGTAG
- a CDS encoding gluconokinase, which translates to MSESLTVLAIDIGSSSLRAALFDQQGQQQGHCARRTYQLDTDASGKATLSPESLFDDLFSALDEVVATIPAKMTISAVGISTFWHSLIGIDEHQHPTLPVITWADGRAAHQAAALKYSGLGRDLHAITGCPIHSSFWPARLRWLAEHHAEAFRQTRQWLSLADLLFLRLFGCLSTSLSMASGSGLLDTNRCVWSPLALSLARIVPEQLPEISDQPRQGLLSTWAARWPQLAEVPWYPAWGDGACSNIGAGAHDQNALVLMLGTSGSMRRVWAAEKMTLPDPGLWCYRVDATRFAGGMAMSEGGNTAAWARQLMANVTQPEIDARIANREPTAHGLTVLPYFLGARSPEWSEGRSGAILGITAATAPEDIYRAALESVGLRFAFLKQRLDSAWPGERRIIATGAGFLRSSLWAQIVADCIGEPLQLSDTEEGSLRGAALLVLEKYRTIDNLDFPITRVITPDLAAHNKYRAAQARQADYDSVMIATLKRRLEELGD; encoded by the coding sequence ATGTCTGAGTCATTAACAGTACTGGCGATTGATATAGGTTCTTCCTCGCTGCGCGCGGCGCTTTTCGACCAACAAGGGCAGCAGCAAGGCCACTGCGCGCGGCGAACCTATCAGTTGGATACCGATGCCAGTGGGAAAGCGACCTTATCGCCGGAAAGCCTGTTTGACGACCTGTTTTCCGCATTGGATGAAGTGGTGGCGACAATCCCGGCAAAAATGACCATCAGCGCCGTGGGCATCAGTACCTTCTGGCATAGCCTGATCGGTATTGATGAGCATCAACATCCGACCCTGCCGGTAATAACCTGGGCTGATGGGCGCGCCGCCCATCAGGCCGCCGCGCTGAAGTATTCCGGGCTGGGACGTGATTTACATGCCATAACCGGCTGCCCGATCCACTCCAGCTTCTGGCCAGCGCGTTTGCGCTGGCTGGCTGAGCATCACGCGGAGGCTTTCCGCCAAACGCGTCAGTGGCTTTCGCTGGCCGACCTGTTATTTCTGCGACTGTTTGGTTGTTTATCAACCTCATTATCGATGGCGTCCGGCAGCGGTTTACTGGATACCAACCGCTGCGTCTGGTCACCTTTAGCGCTCTCTCTGGCGCGTATTGTACCGGAACAGTTACCAGAGATTTCCGATCAGCCACGCCAGGGGCTGCTATCCACTTGGGCGGCGCGCTGGCCGCAACTGGCGGAGGTGCCGTGGTATCCGGCATGGGGCGATGGCGCCTGTTCAAATATCGGCGCCGGTGCTCACGATCAAAATGCGCTGGTACTGATGTTAGGCACCAGCGGTTCGATGCGCCGGGTATGGGCGGCGGAAAAGATGACGCTGCCCGATCCCGGTTTATGGTGCTATCGGGTGGATGCCACACGCTTTGCCGGTGGCATGGCGATGTCTGAAGGCGGCAATACAGCCGCCTGGGCACGGCAACTGATGGCTAACGTCACGCAACCGGAAATTGATGCCCGCATTGCCAACCGTGAGCCAACCGCACACGGGCTGACGGTGCTTCCCTATTTCTTGGGCGCGCGCAGCCCGGAATGGTCGGAAGGTCGTAGCGGCGCGATCCTCGGCATTACCGCCGCCACCGCGCCGGAAGATATTTACCGCGCCGCGCTGGAAAGCGTTGGCTTACGCTTCGCCTTTCTCAAACAGCGATTAGATAGCGCATGGCCCGGCGAACGAAGAATTATCGCGACTGGTGCCGGTTTCTTACGCTCGTCGCTGTGGGCGCAGATTGTCGCCGACTGTATTGGCGAACCGTTGCAACTTTCCGATACCGAAGAGGGCTCGCTACGCGGTGCCGCTTTGCTGGTGCTGGAAAAATATCGCACTATCGATAATCTCGACTTTCCCATTACACGGGTTATCACCCCGGATTTGGCAGCGCATAATAAATACCGTGCGGCACAGGCACGACAGGCGGATTACGATAGCGTGATGATTGCCACCTTAAAACGGCGGCTGGAGGAGTTGGGCGATTAA
- a CDS encoding MurR/RpiR family transcriptional regulator, producing the protein MADITVPLEKVRLRLEAVRSSLTPTEKKLATFILHHADTVIHHTISELARVAEVSIATVTRLAQSGGYSGYAQLRVLLAKDMALIPAAASGEELKVSDEVSVICDKLVTATTQSLQDTRAMINIDALLRAAEMIAGAGRIDIYGIGGSSTVAIDLRHKLLKLGFPAAAYADNDLMMISSTALKPGDLAIGISHTGRTEPVVAALSNAGQSGAQTLALTHDPLSPLAKNSALTINYSARTTVFSSDSMTGRMSQLMIADILYTVIGYSHFERAASFAQKADTQASKRRINT; encoded by the coding sequence ATGGCTGACATCACCGTTCCTCTGGAAAAGGTCCGTTTACGTCTGGAAGCAGTACGTTCGTCTCTGACGCCGACCGAAAAAAAACTGGCGACGTTTATCCTGCACCATGCCGATACGGTGATTCACCATACCATCTCTGAATTGGCGCGCGTTGCTGAGGTCAGCATCGCCACTGTCACCCGGCTGGCGCAAAGCGGAGGGTATAGCGGCTATGCGCAACTACGCGTACTGCTGGCGAAAGATATGGCGCTGATCCCGGCGGCAGCCAGTGGTGAAGAGCTTAAAGTCAGCGATGAAGTAAGCGTAATTTGCGATAAATTAGTTACCGCCACGACGCAATCGCTGCAGGATACCCGGGCGATGATTAATATTGACGCGCTACTGCGCGCGGCGGAAATGATTGCCGGGGCCGGACGGATCGATATTTATGGTATTGGCGGCAGTTCAACGGTAGCGATCGATCTGCGCCATAAGTTACTGAAACTGGGTTTTCCCGCCGCGGCCTACGCCGATAATGACTTAATGATGATTTCGTCGACCGCGCTGAAACCTGGTGATTTGGCGATTGGTATTAGCCACACCGGCAGAACGGAGCCGGTGGTTGCCGCGCTAAGTAACGCGGGCCAGTCGGGCGCGCAGACGCTGGCCTTAACCCATGACCCGTTATCGCCGCTGGCGAAAAATAGTGCGTTGACCATTAACTACTCCGCGCGCACCACGGTTTTCTCCAGCGACTCAATGACCGGCCGGATGTCGCAACTGATGATTGCCGATATTCTGTATACCGTTATTGGCTATTCGCACTTTGAGCGGGCAGCCTCCTTCGCGCAAAAAGCCGATACGCAGGCCAGCAAGCGTAGAATTAATACCTAA
- a CDS encoding glutathione S-transferase family protein, protein MSVIILHHFDASPFAEKLRLVFGLKDVTWRSVQAELIMPKPKLTALTGGYRKTPVMQIGADIYCDSRLIALELEKRYPEPTLFPDASRGVTLALSSWSDRDLHIASSGLAIGVNKHQFPADLMRDREAYFGDFLDVKHLDADIVHLTTQLRAHIDLLQQQLADGRLFFFGDNVGLADFHAWVEIWTARMHVPQLGAMLDSFPQVNAWEARVGAIGHGQRSEISAQEAHAIARNHRPAPAEGVDSTDASGLMAGEVVEVTPDDYGRNPVVGRLVTLTTHQVALERDDPIAGRVVVHFPRIGFRLRRAAAAYQGDAAWLPD, encoded by the coding sequence ATGTCGGTAATCATTTTGCATCATTTTGACGCTTCACCGTTTGCTGAAAAGCTGCGGTTGGTTTTTGGCCTGAAAGACGTGACGTGGCGCTCGGTACAGGCGGAACTGATCATGCCAAAGCCGAAACTCACCGCCTTAACCGGCGGATATCGTAAAACGCCGGTAATGCAGATTGGCGCAGATATTTATTGCGACTCTCGCCTTATTGCGCTGGAGCTTGAAAAGCGTTACCCGGAACCGACCCTCTTCCCAGACGCCAGCCGTGGGGTGACGCTCGCCTTGTCATCCTGGAGCGACCGGGATTTGCATATTGCCAGCTCCGGTCTGGCGATTGGTGTCAACAAACATCAGTTCCCCGCCGATCTGATGCGCGACCGCGAAGCCTATTTTGGTGATTTTCTCGACGTTAAGCATTTAGATGCCGATATTGTGCACCTCACCACTCAATTGCGGGCGCATATTGACTTGCTGCAACAACAATTGGCGGATGGTCGCCTCTTTTTCTTTGGTGATAATGTCGGGCTTGCCGATTTCCACGCGTGGGTAGAGATTTGGACCGCGCGAATGCATGTCCCTCAGCTTGGCGCCATGCTGGATAGTTTCCCGCAGGTGAACGCCTGGGAAGCGCGAGTGGGGGCGATTGGACACGGGCAGCGTAGCGAAATCTCGGCGCAAGAAGCGCATGCGATTGCGCGTAACCATCGCCCGGCGCCCGCGGAGGGCGTTGATTCCACCGATGCATCAGGTTTAATGGCAGGAGAGGTGGTTGAAGTGACACCGGATGATTATGGGCGAAATCCGGTGGTTGGCCGCCTGGTGACGCTCACGACGCATCAGGTGGCGCTGGAGCGTGATGATCCGATCGCCGGGCGGGTGGTGGTACATTTTCCACGTATCGGTTTTCGTCTGCGTCGGGCGGCAGCAGCGTATCAGGGCGACGCGGCCTGGCTGCCCGATTAA
- a CDS encoding TetR/AcrR family transcriptional regulator, translating to MARPLSEEKRVAILNAAVAAVAELGVAAPTAKIARDAGVGDGTLFVYFANKEVLFNQLYLHIKCDLRAALQPVANGDVETQLHQFWDRYINWGITFPNQYKATRALNAWDKLTEQTRQQAWALFPEFDALVKAGFQQRLLRVQPKSFLGELIDAIANMVLELSRQTPQQSMQFSQLGWENFWRAIRAE from the coding sequence ATGGCCAGACCTTTAAGTGAAGAAAAGCGCGTTGCAATTCTGAATGCGGCGGTCGCTGCGGTGGCGGAACTCGGCGTGGCGGCGCCCACGGCGAAAATCGCCCGTGACGCGGGCGTGGGCGATGGAACACTGTTTGTCTACTTTGCCAATAAAGAGGTGTTGTTTAACCAACTTTATTTGCATATCAAGTGCGATCTGCGGGCTGCTTTGCAGCCGGTGGCGAATGGCGACGTGGAAACGCAACTACATCAGTTTTGGGATCGTTATATCAACTGGGGAATCACTTTTCCCAACCAGTATAAGGCGACGCGGGCGCTTAACGCGTGGGATAAGCTCACTGAGCAGACCCGCCAACAGGCATGGGCGCTGTTTCCCGAATTCGATGCGCTGGTAAAGGCGGGTTTTCAACAGCGGTTACTGCGAGTACAGCCCAAAAGTTTTCTCGGCGAACTGATTGATGCCATCGCCAATATGGTACTGGAACTTTCGCGCCAAACGCCGCAACAAAGCATGCAATTCAGCCAACTTGGCTGGGAGAACTTTTGGCGTGCTATTCGCGCAGAATAA
- the ycgZ gene encoding regulatory protein YcgZ, translating into MRQGNFNPKTEREIALYFSQAENGVPGKEDTLGQVVMEILRAGKSVNRKTICSKLLVRLEQAADEEMEKHYHELIAMLFGRED; encoded by the coding sequence ATGCGGCAGGGTAATTTTAATCCTAAAACAGAGCGCGAGATTGCGCTGTATTTCAGTCAGGCGGAAAACGGCGTTCCCGGCAAAGAAGATACGCTGGGACAGGTCGTAATGGAGATTCTGCGTGCCGGTAAAAGCGTGAATCGCAAGACCATTTGCTCAAAGCTATTGGTACGCCTTGAACAAGCGGCAGATGAGGAAATGGAAAAGCATTATCATGAGCTTATCGCCATGTTATTTGGTCGCGAAGACTAG
- a CDS encoding helix-turn-helix transcriptional regulator, producing the protein MDDDPLVSPASGANGRLIFFIDSRFPRHFIDLWAHIYNAIYAQMYPVLINLSTGSTTPSGRARRFLIDAHQEMGIFKGEISRIYDAILHSVDTVALSDFNDVQLTPREKYVLYLSMKGLSVHRIAEIYQCSEKAVYSHRNNIVKKFGFNNFNKLYGYLLRNKMLYSLIKSNKPYV; encoded by the coding sequence GTGGATGATGATCCATTGGTATCGCCTGCGTCTGGAGCTAATGGGCGTCTGATTTTCTTTATTGATAGTCGGTTTCCCCGGCATTTTATTGATCTTTGGGCGCACATTTACAACGCTATTTACGCACAGATGTATCCGGTACTGATAAATTTATCGACAGGGAGCACTACGCCTTCCGGGCGAGCACGGCGTTTTTTAATTGATGCACATCAAGAGATGGGGATTTTTAAAGGAGAGATCAGCCGAATTTATGATGCCATCCTACATTCTGTCGATACGGTCGCGCTTTCGGACTTTAACGATGTTCAGCTTACGCCACGGGAAAAATATGTTCTGTATCTTTCAATGAAAGGGCTGTCGGTACACCGTATTGCTGAGATTTATCAATGTAGTGAGAAAGCAGTGTATTCACACCGCAACAATATCGTCAAAAAATTCGGCTTCAATAACTTCAACAAACTTTATGGCTATTTGCTGAGAAATAAAATGTTATACAGCCTGATAAAAAGCAATAAGCCCTATGTATAA